In Gouania willdenowi chromosome 17, fGouWil2.1, whole genome shotgun sequence, one DNA window encodes the following:
- the tox4a gene encoding epidermal Langerhans cell protein LCP1-like, producing the protein MDLNFYSELSDGCPQSVGSEFLDPQGFGGYSEQNKFAEGTDSYLTIGGTGHSFLSAEQTFHTPSLGDEVFEIPPISLDPDSVLSITDAVPHFELTDGTDGTAGPSGSRSLVSNLVVEANDPSFASTFVNSGSQGLEQLNLGAMGQAGGGALLSSSALELGNASGSHFSSSSPMTIDVQLGEIGHSLLGSSQLTTINQSELALGLGSENIGHHSETPELSLSATHSPAGSLQDEDMDDFKRSVLVDSPMSLSSSNVPFQLSSHQALQSSMSTSTARRGGGKPTSLALASAAAGAKRGRKKKDPNEPQKPVSAYALFFRDTQAAIKGQNPNASFGEVSKIVASMWDSLAEEQKQVYKKKTEIAKKEYLKALAAYRANQLSQPSVEEMDTALSPPSPVVTQTSVAPPTAQEKANGTTEENTITNICASNIILDVPEVTTRSRTGAKKPPLAPAAPPGHIVTKIIIPKHILQGAGQVVTLLQGGVHALQPNLLLSGASRQPPPLQQMQNAPPPPRLQQMAPAPPPLQAKPREGSAAPGNPAMVSATPPPPLQIKIVPASIQDKEALPIIVSSAAATSIPHQSTPIVAVQVVNPVQTLAQAEDDTVTEEDEMEMDGSGPDVGMVCVRAGCRNLAVESEDWDREYCSNECVASHCRDIFKAWCSFRNQAMGTVK; encoded by the exons ATGGACCTCAACTTTTATTCTGAGCTGTCGGACGGTTGTCCTCAAAGTGTTGGCTCTGAGTTTTTGGACCCTCAGGGTTttggtggatactccgagcagAACAAG TTTGCAGAGGGCACTGACAGTTATCTGACCATTGGTGGGACTGGACACTCCTTTCTGTCTGCAGAG CAGACGTTCCATACTCCCAGCCTCGGAGATGAAGTCTTTGAGATTCCTCCCATCTCCCTCGATCCAGATTCCGTGCTCAGCATTACTGATGCCGTCCCCCACTTTGAGCTCACAGATGGGACGGACGGTACAGCGGGGCCATCAGGCTCCCGCAGCCTCGTCAGTAATCTGGTTGTTGAGGCCAACGATCCTTCCTTTGCTTCCACTTTTGTCAACTCTGGGTCTCAAGGCCTGGAGCAGCTCAACCTGGGGGCCATGGGTCAGGCTGGGGGCGGGGCTCTTCTGAGCTCATCTGCTCTA GAGCTGGGAAACGCCAGTGGTTCTCATTTCAGCAGTTCATCCCCAATGACCATCGACGTGCAGCTCGGCGAAATCGGCCACAGCCTTTTGGGAAGCAGTCAGCTCACGACTATTAACCAATCAGAGCTCGCGTTAGGACTTGGAAGTGAAAACATTGGTCATCATTCAGAAACGCCAGAACTGTCACTGTCTGCCACTCATTCTCCTGCTGGTTCCTTACAGGATGAGGACATGGACGACTTCAAG AGGAGTGTCCTTGTGGACTCGCCCATGTCTCTGTCTTCTTCCAACGTCCCATTCCAGTTGTCCTCCCACCAAGCCCTGCAGTCCTCCATGTCTACGTCCACAGCCAGGCGAGGCGGGGGGAAGCCCACCTCTTTGGCCTTAGCGAGTGCAGCAGCAGGGGCCAAAAGGGGTCGTAAGAAGAAGGACCCCAACGAGCCGCAGAAGCCAGTTTCTGCATACGCTTTGTTCTTTAGAGACACCCAGGCTGCCATTAAAGGTCAGAATCCCAACGCCTCTTTCGGGGAAGTGTCCAAGATCGTGGCGTCCATGTGGGACAGTCTGGCTGAGGAGCAGAAGCAG GTGTATAAGAAGAAGACCGAAATTGCCAAAAAAGAGTATTTAAAAGCTCTTGCTGCTTACAGAGCGAACCAGCTCTCACAG CCTTCAGTGGAGGAAATGGACACGGCCCTTTCCCCCCCTTCACCTGTCGTTACCCAGACTTcagtagccccgcccactgCACAGGAAAAGGCAAACGGCACAACGGAGGAAAACACCATCACCAACATTTGTGCTTCCAACATCATTCTGGACGTCCCAGAGGTGACCACACGTTCCCGCACAGGTGCAAAGAAACCCCCCCTCGCCCCCGCCGCTCCTCCTGGCCACATCGTCACCAAGATAATCATACCAAAGCACATCCTGCAGGGGGCGGGGCAGGTGGTCACACTGTTGCAGGGGGGCGTCCACGCCCTGCAGCCCAACCTGCTGCTCTCTGGAGCCTCACGTCAGCCTCCACCGCTGCAGCAGATGCAGAACGCACCCCCTCCTCCACGACTCCAGCAGATGGCACCAGCACCTCCGCCTTTACAAGCTAAACCCCGGGAGGGGTCGGCAGCACCGGGCAACCCTGCCATGGTGAGCGCCACACCTCCACCTCCACTTCAGATAAAGATCGTTCCTGCCTCCATTCAGGATAAAGAAGCCCTGCCCATCATCGTCTCCAGTGCAGCAGCTACGTCTATACCCCATCAGTCTACACCTATAGTGGCAGTGCAGGTGGTGAATCCTGTTCAAACACTGGCACAAGCAGAAGACGACACGGTTACTGAAGAG GATGAGATGGAGATGGACGGCTCCGGTCCTGATGTTGGGATGGTGTGTGTGAGGGCAGGCTGCAGGAACCTGGCTGTGGAGAGTGAGGACTGGGACAGAGAATACTGCAGTAACGAGTGTGTGGCCTCACACTGCAG ggATATTTTCAAAGCGTGGTGCTCCTTCAGGAACCAGGCCATGGGGACAGTGAAGTGA